The following is a genomic window from Sporosarcina jeotgali.
ATATTTCTTTTTGTATTTTGGATCATCTTCTTTTTCAATCAAATCCAAGGCAAGCTGCTTAACTTGCTCATCCTTCAGTTCAATATAAAGCTTCCGGAGGCTTTCAATGATATCAAAGCGAATCAACGTATAGTTTTTTTCATCAGTTCCAGTTATGAATCTGTCGGTAAGCTGGTTTAAAACCAATTCTTTTTGCTCAGAACCTGCCAAGGCAATTTTCCAAATGGATTTCAGGCTATGTCGGGCAGTAACAAATTTATTGTCTTTTGTCACAGCCCAAACGGTTGGAAAATCCTTCAAAATTCTTTTTTCGGGATCACTTTTTGCCAAATTGCATAAGAATTGGACAGCTCTTGATCGTTGATGGTTATCGCCTTCTGTTACGTCCTTCAGTAATTGATCCCAAACCTCATAAGCCCAGTGTACTTTCTCATTCGTACTATCAAGCAATTTCATAAATGATTCGTATTGTAAGTCCTTATCATCATCTTTAAGGTTTTCAAAAAGTGTTTTTATTGTACGATCCATTAGACTGGCTCCTTTTGATCTTCAAAAATTGCTGCCATTCTTAAAATTTAACAGTCTGGTGTGATTTTAGCCCTGACATTATACTTATTAGGAATTAATCATATAACCAAGACTACTCTGCCCAAACTGAAAAAAGCAAACTCTGTAATTCTACGTCATGTAATGCCCTGTTAGCTTTAAATTTCTATAATCGTAAGGCCATCTTGCTGCTGAGTTTTTCCATTGCACAGCTTTCATAAAAAGTAATAGCTTTCTTGTTAAATTCCCACACAGTTAAATCTAATGAGGAGGCTCCTCTGTTTTGAGACCATTCTACGCAAGCTTCAAATAACGCACTGCCAATACCTTTCCTTTGATAACTATTTTTTACACCGAAATCATTCATATAGGCAAAAATTCTTCGTGTCATAGACTTAAATGATGGTGATTCGTGTAGTTCCATTACCGCATACCCAACTACATCTGCGCCTATTTTTGCAACTAAAATATCGATATTCGGATCTTCCATTAATTCTTTAAAGTAACTTTCAGGCATCACGGGATCCACCTTAGAAAAGATATGTGGTAATGCATCTGAATGTTCATCATGTCCTTCTTTTACAATCAAATTAATGTCTTTAAAGTCATCAATATGGGCAATCCCTAGATTAATATCCATTCGAATCCACTTTCGCTAGATCCAAAGTAAATATAAGACATTCCCCATAATCTGGCTCTAATGTAGATCAGAACAAGTCCGGTTCTGGAATCTTTACCTACTCTAAAATGTTATCTTTGCGAGACACAAAAGATATAAAGATCCTCGTAATAAGTACGAATAACAGCATACCGGAACTAATTACAGCTATCCCCATTCCTGTCCAGGCACCAATAACAAATGAGCTCAGAAGGGTTATCCCAAAAGCAATTGAACAATTGAGTAATGACTTTTCGTTGCTTTTCTTTACACTTTTAGATATAAGGAAAACAAATAAATTCACTAAAAAACCTAATCCAATTGGTATTAGTATATCCATTCAATCCCCCCCATTTGATGAGGATTGGATTAATCTGCTTATTGTTTTGCAATTGGAGATTCTTGTTTTTTCCATTCAGCCGATCCCTCGCTTTGCTCAATGAGCTTCTGCCAGTAACTGCCCGTTTCTTTATCAAATATAATTATGTTTCGCTCCCCTACTGCAACAAACTCATATCTATGCTTTCTTCCCTTTGTTTTA
Proteins encoded in this region:
- a CDS encoding GNAT family N-acetyltransferase; this encodes MDINLGIAHIDDFKDINLIVKEGHDEHSDALPHIFSKVDPVMPESYFKELMEDPNIDILVAKIGADVVGYAVMELHESPSFKSMTRRIFAYMNDFGVKNSYQRKGIGSALFEACVEWSQNRGASSLDLTVWEFNKKAITFYESCAMEKLSSKMALRL
- a CDS encoding YesK family protein — its product is MDILIPIGLGFLVNLFVFLISKSVKKSNEKSLLNCSIAFGITLLSSFVIGAWTGMGIAVISSGMLLFVLITRIFISFVSRKDNILE